From the Chloroflexus aurantiacus J-10-fl genome, one window contains:
- a CDS encoding carbohydrate deacetylase produces MSNYRNPHQLIITADDYGMCPEVNRAIEECLAAGALRATCVMTNMPAYTDADRLSKDFPSASIGIHWTLTAGTPVAPLSEVPDLVAPNGQFWPAAEFRQRWLSRRISPTQVVIELQAQHARFVELIGQPAFWNTHQNVHVLPRLFPLVVDLAHRLGIPAMRSHRRITAPRHSSTLRYYLTHPIYWLKGQIIARWAAAAEKRGLRMPAGVVSTPGFGPGKVAIDQIIARIPWPRRLPAELVIHPATRVIPGLFGGLTESRLREFEVFRDPTLVERLAAMGVQPVGFEVL; encoded by the coding sequence CTGCCGATGATTATGGCATGTGCCCTGAAGTGAATCGAGCTATTGAAGAATGCCTCGCTGCCGGGGCATTGCGGGCAACTTGTGTTATGACCAATATGCCGGCATATACCGATGCTGATCGCCTATCGAAGGATTTTCCTTCTGCTTCGATTGGAATCCACTGGACATTGACAGCAGGTACGCCGGTAGCACCGTTGTCTGAAGTGCCTGATCTGGTTGCCCCCAATGGACAATTCTGGCCGGCGGCAGAGTTTCGGCAGCGCTGGTTGTCGCGTCGCATATCACCGACTCAGGTTGTCATTGAATTGCAGGCCCAGCACGCTCGATTTGTTGAACTGATCGGACAGCCTGCATTTTGGAATACTCACCAGAATGTGCATGTGTTGCCCCGCCTCTTCCCGCTGGTGGTTGATCTGGCCCACCGACTCGGTATTCCGGCTATGCGCTCACACCGGCGGATTACAGCGCCTCGTCATAGTTCGACGTTGCGGTACTATCTTACCCATCCAATCTACTGGTTAAAGGGGCAAATCATTGCGCGTTGGGCCGCTGCGGCGGAGAAGCGAGGTTTACGGATGCCGGCCGGTGTGGTGAGCACACCGGGCTTTGGGCCGGGAAAGGTTGCTATCGATCAGATTATAGCGCGCATACCCTGGCCTCGTCGTCTCCCCGCCGAACTGGTTATCCACCCGGCAACGCGGGTTATTCCCGGACTCTTCGGGGGTCTAACCGAATCGCGCCTGCGCGAATTTGAAGTCTTTCGCGATCCGACATTAGTAGAGCGATTGGCAGCAATGGGCGTACAGCCGGTTGGTTTCGAGGTGCTGTGA
- a CDS encoding phenylacetate--CoA ligase family protein produces the protein MRLVPLPSQQQLYDHSPRWLQRILVNAEAVRREWFRRHGDYRRLVAEHNPAWYFRPRSDQEEWQLHRLNHLLAEVRRRVPFYRDTLPDRPLTSLADLTSLPMLSKEQVRRNPLALVAPDLNRRTLWPRKTSGSTGTPLTFYLDREATRYNQAVADAVLESLDCQFGQPRARFSGAYVTPYTRTQPPFWVWIDLYRQLQCSAYHLAPAYYPHYLQALRDHAVVYGTGYPTSWHLLATYILESGDRPPALRAIITDSEGISLEQQAVVEQAFGCPVVQTYGTGEVGQIAWQCEHHRYHVLSRAAIAEVVDEQGNPVAPGETGQIVVTSFASSGTPFIRYQTGDLATLAADDCPCGRHSPSWLAIEGRIDDRIKTPDGRWIGRLSHVTKPGVGIKESQIAQVAHDRIVIRVVPASDFVPASMEAVIEAARRYLGPTMHIDWELVERLPRTRAGKLRHVVREIEV, from the coding sequence ATGAGATTGGTACCGCTTCCCTCTCAGCAACAACTCTACGATCATTCACCCCGCTGGTTGCAACGGATTCTGGTGAATGCGGAAGCAGTGCGTCGCGAATGGTTTCGCCGTCACGGTGATTACCGGCGTCTGGTTGCTGAACATAATCCGGCCTGGTACTTTCGCCCTCGCTCGGATCAAGAGGAATGGCAGCTTCATCGCCTAAACCACTTGCTGGCAGAGGTTCGTCGGCGCGTGCCGTTCTACCGCGATACCTTACCAGATCGCCCGTTGACCAGCCTTGCTGATCTGACCAGTTTACCAATGCTCAGCAAGGAGCAGGTTCGGCGCAATCCTCTCGCGTTGGTCGCCCCCGATCTCAATCGCCGTACTCTTTGGCCGCGCAAAACCAGTGGATCGACCGGAACGCCGCTGACCTTCTACCTTGACCGCGAGGCAACTCGTTACAATCAGGCCGTAGCCGATGCTGTGCTGGAATCGTTAGATTGTCAGTTTGGTCAACCACGGGCCCGTTTCTCTGGTGCTTACGTGACCCCTTACACCCGTACACAACCACCATTTTGGGTCTGGATTGATCTCTACCGTCAATTACAATGCTCGGCCTACCATCTTGCTCCGGCATATTATCCACACTATCTGCAAGCGCTGCGAGACCATGCAGTTGTGTATGGCACCGGCTATCCAACGTCGTGGCACCTGCTGGCAACGTACATCCTGGAGAGCGGTGATCGGCCACCGGCGCTACGGGCAATCATCACCGATAGCGAAGGTATCTCGCTCGAACAGCAAGCCGTCGTCGAGCAGGCGTTTGGTTGTCCGGTCGTTCAGACCTACGGTACCGGTGAGGTTGGACAGATCGCATGGCAATGCGAGCATCATCGTTATCACGTCCTGAGTCGGGCGGCTATCGCCGAGGTCGTTGATGAGCAGGGAAACCCGGTCGCTCCTGGTGAAACCGGGCAGATTGTCGTCACCTCATTTGCCAGTTCAGGCACACCGTTTATTCGCTATCAAACCGGCGATCTGGCAACTCTCGCTGCCGATGACTGTCCTTGTGGTCGGCATAGTCCCTCGTGGCTGGCGATTGAAGGGCGGATTGATGATCGTATCAAGACGCCTGATGGGCGTTGGATTGGACGACTGAGCCATGTGACTAAGCCGGGGGTGGGCATCAAAGAGAGTCAGATTGCTCAGGTTGCCCATGATCGCATTGTGATCCGCGTGGTACCGGCATCTGATTTTGTCCCGGCTTCGATGGAAGCTGTTATCGAAGCGGCACGCCGCTATTTGGGGCCGACGATGCACATCGACTGGGAACTGGTTGAACGCCTGCCACGAACCCGTGCCGGTAAATTGCGGCACGTCGTGCGCGAGATCGAGGTGTAG
- a CDS encoding glycosyltransferase family 4 protein: MHILYLHQYFTTRTGVGGTRSYEFARFFIQQGHRVTMVTAANRQEPWSGGLWRRRVVDGINVVEVRAGYADYSRGTAISYGQRIIAFLLFALASLIAVVRVERPDVVFATSTPLTIGIPGMLASRWHRVPLVFEVRDLWPEAPIQMGVLRHPLLILAARWLERAIYRRSQHIIALSPGMRQGVIDAGVAPEKISVIPNAADLDLFHPQRGGRHWRQQLGNPPFLVLYFGTMGEANDLSQVIEAARVLQHQGRNDILIVLAGQGRQRSWLEEQSRHYGLRNVRFLDPLSKAEVADLVAAADVCLTIFKAISVLATCSPNKLFDSLAAGKPVIVNTPGWLQHLVTEHQCGRYARAGDPADLAAQIVYMCDHPEFTRQAGRNARLLAEQRFDRRRLASEVLAVLGAAVYQELRV, from the coding sequence ATGCATATCCTCTATCTCCATCAATACTTCACAACCCGCACCGGGGTAGGCGGTACACGTTCCTATGAGTTTGCGCGTTTCTTCATTCAGCAAGGCCATCGGGTGACCATGGTTACTGCTGCCAACCGCCAGGAGCCATGGTCTGGCGGGTTGTGGCGACGGCGCGTGGTTGATGGGATCAACGTGGTTGAGGTACGGGCCGGTTATGCCGACTATAGCCGGGGCACGGCAATTAGCTACGGCCAACGCATTATCGCCTTTCTGCTCTTTGCTCTGGCCAGCCTGATCGCAGTGGTACGGGTGGAACGGCCTGATGTGGTGTTTGCTACCAGCACTCCCTTGACGATTGGGATTCCCGGTATGCTGGCCAGCCGCTGGCATCGCGTGCCACTGGTCTTTGAAGTACGCGATCTATGGCCAGAGGCACCAATCCAGATGGGTGTACTTCGGCATCCCCTCCTCATTCTGGCTGCACGCTGGCTTGAACGAGCCATTTATCGGCGGTCACAACATATCATCGCCCTCTCACCTGGTATGCGGCAAGGGGTGATCGATGCTGGGGTAGCTCCGGAAAAGATTAGTGTTATTCCGAACGCTGCCGATCTTGATCTCTTTCATCCCCAGCGTGGTGGCCGCCACTGGCGGCAGCAGCTTGGCAATCCACCGTTCCTGGTGCTCTACTTCGGCACGATGGGTGAAGCTAACGACTTAAGCCAGGTGATAGAAGCGGCACGGGTTTTGCAACACCAGGGACGTAACGATATTCTGATCGTACTGGCCGGTCAGGGACGTCAGCGCTCGTGGTTGGAAGAACAGAGTCGCCATTACGGTCTGCGTAATGTGCGCTTCCTTGATCCACTCTCCAAAGCGGAGGTAGCTGATCTGGTAGCGGCGGCTGATGTCTGTCTGACTATCTTCAAAGCTATTTCGGTACTGGCAACCTGTTCACCCAACAAACTGTTCGACTCACTGGCAGCAGGGAAACCGGTCATTGTCAATACACCGGGGTGGCTGCAACACCTCGTCACCGAACATCAATGCGGTCGCTATGCACGTGCCGGTGATCCCGCCGATCTGGCGGCGCAGATAGTGTATATGTGCGACCATCCAGAGTTTACCCGCCAGGCCGGGCGGAATGCCCGTCTGCTGGCCGAACAGCGCTTTGATCGTCGCCGGTTGGCGTCCGAGGTGTTGGCCGTGTTAGGGGCAGCAGTCTATCAAGAGCTACGCGTTTAG
- a CDS encoding PAS domain-containing protein, translating to MADARTHLILFAIDDLREPIAQTLAPFPFISYSFATTLPELLDVINQHHSAIVLCRAEDYVNMPVGLAIIILCVDDDLLFAHFANQPAIVDVLFENRLQRLPFIVQREIRQQQALDRETRRLRMIIEHAPHGVIEVETSNRLIRWTNPAMNQLFGYSAAEMRSLRLEEMHPDEERATAIDTFHRMVAGDESPILNVICQRRDGSIFYCNIAPGGVYGNGQRLIFIFFTDVTDEYQSLQTLRVNAYRLELALRAANQGLYDIDVRSGLTIVSDEYATMLGYDPATFTETNQRWRERLHPADAAMVYQTYLDYLAGRIPEYRVEFRSRMQQGGWKWILSVGAIVERDAQGHPLRMLGTHTDISALKRLEFQERLRVQLFTSLLGGESLENLMNILLKAFEEEQPDTRCALVLFDTTSRRQTHVIASNLPSGLNDLLEEGLRQPSQSRWQAILARQRLWIPDLRLDPQWTYYAASAQHHGFTTLWAEPISGAGGTIIGAFTVWSARNTLPQRDDQILLQFVGHLAGPVIEQHMIAERLRLSEERYTLAERAVQDGVWDWDIINGVTYLSPQWKALFGFGEDELPNAITTFFERIHPDDWPEVTKALDRHFAGYEPFHMEFRMRYRDGKYRWVLARGEALRDNEGTVTRMVGALSDVTERRQLDERIRETQKLEALGLLTGGLAHDFNNLLGIIIGNLDLSLSDWQGDEATRQAIDSALQAALRGAELTKSLLAVARRQPLAPTSIDVLQVIREFLPLIQVTVGSAIKVQLIEQATSPARADRAGLEAAILNLVINSRDAMPQGGSLTIKIREQHVTSEDTMLLAILAPGCYIAIDVTDTGMGMTPEVAERAFEPFFTTKERGRGTGLGLAMVYGFARQSGGTAQIYSTSGLGTTIRLYLPCTQGIVPEVVSPVPLAARREARILVVDDDADLLQITATTLHNLGYTVFTATASKAALTILQDEAIDLLLTDVVMPEMDGLMLAAAAQQISPSLKVLYMSGFAALQGTDMSNLAVIEKPFRASTLEVAVQQALNA from the coding sequence ATGGCTGACGCTCGCACCCACCTCATCCTCTTCGCAATTGACGATCTGCGTGAGCCGATTGCCCAAACTCTTGCACCCTTTCCCTTTATCAGTTACTCGTTCGCGACAACACTGCCGGAGCTGCTTGATGTAATCAACCAACATCATTCAGCCATCGTTTTGTGTCGCGCAGAAGATTACGTCAATATGCCGGTTGGCCTTGCGATCATCATCCTCTGCGTAGATGATGATCTGCTATTCGCCCATTTTGCCAATCAACCGGCTATTGTTGACGTGTTATTTGAAAACCGTCTTCAGCGCCTGCCATTCATCGTGCAACGAGAGATACGACAACAACAAGCCCTTGACCGGGAAACCCGCCGGCTGCGCATGATTATCGAGCACGCACCGCATGGTGTGATCGAAGTAGAAACGAGCAACCGGCTTATTCGCTGGACAAATCCGGCTATGAATCAGCTCTTTGGGTATTCGGCGGCAGAAATGCGCTCGCTACGCCTGGAAGAGATGCACCCGGATGAAGAACGGGCAACTGCCATTGATACATTTCACCGGATGGTCGCAGGCGATGAGTCTCCCATTCTGAACGTGATCTGTCAGCGACGCGACGGTTCCATCTTTTACTGCAACATTGCCCCAGGAGGTGTATATGGCAATGGTCAGCGACTGATCTTTATCTTTTTTACCGATGTTACCGACGAATACCAGAGTCTGCAAACGCTACGGGTGAACGCCTATCGGCTGGAACTGGCTTTACGCGCTGCCAATCAGGGGCTGTACGATATTGATGTGCGCAGTGGGTTAACTATTGTCAGCGACGAATATGCCACGATGTTGGGGTACGATCCAGCCACATTCACCGAAACAAACCAGCGTTGGCGCGAACGGCTGCACCCTGCCGACGCGGCGATGGTGTACCAGACGTATCTCGACTATCTTGCCGGACGCATCCCTGAGTATCGGGTGGAATTTCGCTCGCGGATGCAACAGGGCGGTTGGAAATGGATTCTCTCGGTTGGCGCTATTGTCGAACGTGATGCTCAGGGTCATCCATTACGCATGCTCGGTACACATACCGACATCAGTGCCCTGAAGCGATTGGAATTTCAGGAACGTTTACGGGTTCAGCTCTTCACCAGCCTGCTAGGAGGTGAAAGTTTGGAGAACCTTATGAACATTCTGCTAAAGGCTTTTGAGGAGGAGCAGCCCGATACGCGCTGTGCCCTCGTCCTCTTTGATACGACGAGTCGTCGACAAACGCACGTCATTGCCTCAAACCTGCCATCAGGGTTGAACGATCTGCTTGAAGAGGGGCTGCGACAACCATCACAATCGCGCTGGCAAGCAATTCTTGCCAGGCAACGGCTCTGGATACCAGATTTGCGGCTCGACCCGCAATGGACATATTACGCTGCCTCTGCTCAACACCACGGTTTCACAACCCTTTGGGCGGAACCGATTTCCGGGGCAGGTGGAACCATCATCGGCGCATTTACCGTCTGGTCGGCCCGCAACACACTGCCACAGCGCGATGATCAGATTCTCCTCCAATTCGTCGGGCATCTGGCCGGGCCGGTGATCGAGCAGCACATGATCGCCGAACGCCTTCGGCTCAGTGAAGAACGCTATACCCTGGCCGAACGGGCCGTACAGGATGGGGTATGGGACTGGGACATCATTAACGGCGTTACCTACCTCTCGCCGCAGTGGAAAGCGCTCTTTGGCTTCGGCGAAGATGAATTACCGAACGCGATTACGACCTTTTTCGAGCGCATTCATCCCGATGACTGGCCAGAGGTGACCAAAGCCCTCGACCGCCACTTTGCCGGATACGAACCGTTCCACATGGAATTTCGTATGCGTTACCGTGACGGCAAGTATCGCTGGGTACTGGCACGCGGCGAGGCATTGCGCGACAATGAGGGAACGGTCACTCGCATGGTTGGGGCATTGAGTGACGTTACCGAACGCAGACAGCTTGATGAACGAATCCGCGAGACCCAGAAACTGGAAGCTCTCGGCCTGCTGACCGGTGGCCTGGCCCACGATTTTAATAATCTGCTCGGCATCATCATCGGTAATCTTGATCTGTCGCTGAGCGACTGGCAAGGGGATGAAGCAACCCGCCAGGCCATTGACTCTGCGCTGCAAGCAGCGCTGCGTGGGGCCGAATTAACCAAAAGTCTGCTGGCAGTTGCCCGTCGCCAGCCGCTTGCCCCCACCAGCATTGATGTATTGCAGGTCATCCGCGAGTTTTTGCCGTTGATTCAAGTCACCGTGGGATCGGCGATCAAGGTTCAGTTGATCGAGCAAGCCACCAGCCCGGCTCGTGCCGACCGGGCCGGCCTCGAAGCCGCGATCCTCAACCTCGTCATCAACAGCCGCGATGCAATGCCGCAAGGTGGCTCGTTGACTATCAAAATCAGAGAGCAACATGTGACGTCAGAAGACACCATGTTGCTGGCGATTCTGGCGCCCGGTTGCTACATCGCTATCGATGTCACCGATACCGGAATGGGTATGACCCCGGAAGTTGCCGAACGGGCGTTTGAACCCTTCTTTACGACCAAAGAGCGCGGACGCGGCACCGGGCTTGGCCTGGCAATGGTCTACGGCTTCGCCCGTCAATCAGGGGGGACGGCACAGATTTATTCGACCTCTGGCCTGGGCACAACGATCCGGTTATATCTGCCGTGTACGCAAGGTATCGTGCCGGAAGTTGTGTCGCCCGTGCCGCTCGCAGCACGGCGTGAGGCGCGGATTCTGGTGGTTGACGACGACGCTGATCTACTTCAGATCACTGCAACTACGCTCCACAATCTGGGCTACACCGTCTTTACAGCCACTGCCAGCAAAGCAGCACTGACAATTCTGCAGGATGAAGCGATTGATTTGCTTCTGACCGATGTGGTCATGCCTGAAATGGATGGGCTTATGCTGGCCGCAGCAGCCCAACAGATTAGCCCATCCCTCAAAGTACTGTACATGAGTGGTTTTGCAGCATTGCAAGGCACCGACATGAGCAATCTGGCAGTAATTGAGAAGCCATTTCGCGCCAGCACCCTCGAAGTTGCCGTGCAACAGGCGCTAAACGCGTAG
- a CDS encoding small ribosomal subunit Rsm22 family protein, whose product MQLPTTLQNALERMIAAQPASALERTALQLSARYRETGTDAPVIATTIEAVAYAAWRMPATYAALRAVFRRLAEAQPDFTPKRMLDIGAGSGAAIWAATEQWPSLQQVVAIERQPAMARIGKQLTANADLPAIVWQQQDVLTLDRLAESDLVVAGYVYGEIEPTARTLVLSRLWKAAGGALVLVEPGTPTGHTTILHARSELIKRNAHLLAPCPHTAACPLAEGNDWCHFAQRIARPAFLRRLKAAEAPFEDEKFAYLIASRHEGKPVGGRIIRHPIIHSGRIELQVCTERGLQAMTITRSQKTLWRHARDSGWGDPWTDNPPTGGSNHDD is encoded by the coding sequence ATGCAACTACCGACAACTCTGCAGAATGCACTAGAGCGAATGATCGCCGCGCAGCCGGCTTCGGCACTTGAACGGACTGCGCTACAACTATCGGCCCGGTACCGCGAGACGGGCACCGATGCGCCGGTCATTGCCACAACGATTGAGGCAGTCGCCTACGCGGCCTGGCGCATGCCAGCCACCTATGCTGCCCTGCGTGCTGTTTTCCGCCGATTAGCTGAAGCACAGCCCGATTTTACACCCAAACGGATGCTTGACATTGGTGCCGGCAGCGGTGCTGCGATCTGGGCCGCGACCGAACAATGGCCTTCACTGCAACAGGTGGTAGCAATCGAACGGCAACCGGCGATGGCCCGGATTGGTAAACAACTAACAGCCAATGCCGATCTCCCCGCTATCGTATGGCAACAGCAGGATGTGCTGACCCTGGATCGCCTGGCTGAAAGTGATCTGGTGGTCGCCGGATATGTCTATGGCGAAATCGAACCAACAGCCCGTACCCTTGTGCTGAGCCGACTATGGAAAGCTGCTGGTGGCGCATTGGTATTGGTTGAACCGGGAACACCGACCGGCCACACGACCATCTTGCACGCACGCAGTGAGCTGATCAAACGGAATGCTCACCTGCTGGCGCCATGTCCGCATACCGCAGCCTGTCCATTGGCTGAGGGAAACGACTGGTGCCATTTTGCGCAACGCATTGCCCGCCCGGCGTTTCTGCGCCGGTTAAAAGCCGCCGAAGCACCGTTTGAAGATGAGAAATTTGCGTACCTGATCGCATCTCGCCATGAGGGCAAGCCGGTTGGCGGGCGAATCATCCGTCATCCGATCATTCACAGCGGACGGATTGAACTCCAGGTTTGTACAGAGCGGGGACTGCAAGCGATGACCATCACCCGCAGTCAAAAAACTCTCTGGCGCCATGCCCGTGACAGTGGTTGGGGCGATCCCTGGACAGACAATCCCCCCACGGGTGGAAGCAATCACGATGACTGA
- a CDS encoding FAD-binding oxidoreductase — MNRAELIAELERILGPRGVVANPDALLTYDADGCVMDTHEPHVVTLPTSAEQVAAIVRLAARAGMPIVPRGAGTGLAGGATPMQGGIVISTARMDKILQVDTANGRVLCQPGVINWELSQYLKPFGYQFAPDPSSQKACTIGGNIANNSGGPHCLKYGITASHVLAVQVVLPDGSIVWTGDGSAHTPGYDLTGVITGSEGTIGFVTAAWLRLTRLPEAVRVVLALFPDIAGASNTVSQVIASGLLPAALEIMDRLAIKAVNDMYRLGLPEAAGAALLIEVDGVEDGLDELLNDVTAICWRNGAIDVRPARTLAEQNQVWAARKNAFGAMGRLAPTYYLVDTVVPRTKLPQTMDEVGRISREFRLPIANVFHAGDGNLHPIILFDRRDRSQNQRALEAATSVMQVSIDFGGVISGEHGIGVEKQDYMTLLFSTDDLAAMAGLHQSFDPHDLFNPGKVFPKGRGCGELAALRRSGVAWSALKSS, encoded by the coding sequence ATGAACCGTGCTGAACTAATCGCAGAGCTTGAGCGTATCCTCGGCCCACGCGGTGTTGTGGCTAACCCTGATGCGTTGCTTACCTACGACGCCGATGGCTGTGTGATGGATACGCACGAGCCGCACGTAGTGACCTTGCCAACCAGTGCCGAGCAGGTGGCGGCGATTGTCCGGCTGGCTGCGCGTGCTGGTATGCCGATTGTTCCCCGTGGCGCCGGTACCGGTCTGGCCGGTGGTGCTACACCAATGCAGGGTGGCATCGTTATCTCCACCGCTCGCATGGACAAGATTTTGCAGGTTGATACTGCCAATGGGCGCGTGCTCTGCCAGCCCGGTGTGATTAACTGGGAGCTGTCACAGTATCTGAAGCCGTTTGGCTATCAATTTGCTCCCGATCCCTCTTCTCAGAAAGCCTGTACGATTGGTGGGAATATTGCCAATAATTCGGGCGGCCCACACTGCCTGAAATACGGGATTACCGCTAGCCACGTGCTGGCCGTGCAGGTTGTGTTGCCCGATGGTTCGATTGTCTGGACGGGTGATGGCAGTGCGCATACCCCCGGTTACGATCTGACCGGTGTGATCACCGGTTCGGAAGGTACTATCGGTTTTGTCACTGCTGCCTGGTTGAGGCTCACCCGCCTGCCCGAAGCGGTGCGGGTTGTGCTCGCTCTGTTCCCTGACATTGCCGGTGCCTCGAATACCGTTTCGCAGGTGATTGCCAGTGGTTTATTACCGGCAGCGCTTGAAATCATGGATCGCCTGGCGATTAAAGCAGTGAATGATATGTACCGGCTGGGTCTGCCCGAAGCAGCCGGTGCTGCTCTGCTGATTGAGGTGGATGGTGTCGAAGACGGCCTTGATGAGCTGTTGAACGATGTGACAGCGATTTGCTGGCGCAACGGGGCCATCGATGTACGCCCGGCCCGTACTCTGGCTGAGCAGAATCAGGTTTGGGCTGCGCGCAAAAATGCCTTTGGCGCGATGGGACGCCTCGCCCCAACCTACTATTTGGTTGATACGGTTGTGCCGCGCACGAAGTTGCCCCAAACCATGGACGAAGTGGGTCGCATTTCGCGTGAATTCCGGCTGCCGATTGCCAATGTCTTCCATGCCGGCGATGGCAATCTCCATCCCATTATTCTCTTTGATCGCCGTGACCGCTCACAGAATCAGCGTGCGCTAGAGGCAGCGACCAGTGTGATGCAGGTGAGTATTGATTTTGGCGGGGTGATCAGCGGCGAGCATGGGATTGGGGTCGAAAAGCAGGATTATATGACGCTGCTCTTCTCGACCGATGATCTGGCTGCGATGGCCGGTCTGCATCAGAGTTTCGATCCGCACGATTTGTTTAATCCCGGCAAGGTGTTTCCCAAAGGCCGTGGTTGTGGTGAACTGGCAGCGTTGCGACGTTCGGGTGTGGCCTGGAGTGCTTTGAAATCGAGTTAA
- a CDS encoding FAD-binding oxidoreductase has protein sequence MNDGSLLADLTALVGEQYVVDHPTGYAIYGQSPLLTVAPGSLEELAQTVARLAAERVAIVPWGGGTQQMWGRPPARPFAVVITNRLSRILDYTPDDLTISVEAGMTLGALSTALAANGQMLPIDAPLPERATIGGLLATAMDGPRRLGYGSARDLLIGIRVVEATGRISKAGGMVVKNVSGFDMMKLYLGSFGTLAIIASANFKLIPQPRASASILCRATSPEPLWKVVNAIAASQLTPVAVEYLEGVELTGATFALAVRSEGLPAAVERHLRDVTSFATQAGVRAEVLRDEAHSSLWTAINDLPQTATVAADELVVRVTCLPATMPGVLATVRMAAQRLNVPLQGSVRALNGVAYLRVRGAVDQLREWHAAILQAAPQTTIMAAPAALVVEAPVFGAQLPNLDLMQRIKQEFDPEHLLNPGRFVV, from the coding sequence ATGAATGACGGATCATTGCTTGCTGATCTGACAGCGCTGGTTGGTGAACAATACGTAGTTGATCATCCCACTGGGTACGCAATCTACGGTCAATCGCCATTACTAACGGTTGCCCCCGGCTCGCTTGAGGAATTAGCCCAGACAGTCGCTCGCCTGGCAGCGGAGCGGGTGGCAATTGTGCCGTGGGGTGGTGGTACGCAGCAGATGTGGGGCCGTCCGCCTGCCCGTCCTTTTGCGGTTGTAATCACCAATCGTTTGAGCCGTATTCTGGACTACACGCCCGACGATCTGACCATTTCGGTCGAAGCCGGGATGACGCTGGGTGCGCTCAGCACTGCGCTGGCAGCCAATGGTCAGATGTTGCCTATCGATGCGCCACTGCCTGAACGAGCGACGATTGGTGGGTTGCTGGCTACAGCAATGGATGGCCCACGTCGGCTGGGGTACGGTTCGGCGCGCGATCTGTTGATCGGGATTCGGGTTGTTGAGGCGACCGGCCGTATCTCGAAAGCCGGCGGGATGGTGGTCAAGAATGTCAGTGGCTTCGATATGATGAAGCTCTACCTCGGCAGCTTTGGGACGCTGGCAATTATCGCTTCCGCGAACTTCAAGCTGATCCCCCAACCGCGAGCGTCTGCCAGTATTCTATGCCGTGCCACAAGCCCCGAACCATTGTGGAAAGTGGTCAATGCCATCGCTGCCAGTCAACTGACGCCGGTGGCGGTTGAATATCTTGAGGGAGTTGAACTGACCGGTGCGACGTTCGCGCTGGCCGTGCGCAGCGAGGGTTTACCGGCAGCAGTTGAACGCCACCTGCGCGATGTAACCTCGTTCGCAACCCAGGCTGGGGTTCGGGCTGAAGTGCTACGCGATGAGGCGCATAGCAGTCTCTGGACGGCGATCAACGATCTGCCGCAGACGGCAACGGTTGCGGCAGATGAGCTGGTTGTCCGCGTTACCTGTTTACCCGCTACGATGCCGGGGGTTCTGGCTACGGTGCGCATGGCGGCACAGCGCCTGAATGTGCCGCTACAGGGATCAGTCAGGGCTTTGAATGGGGTTGCCTATCTACGGGTACGCGGTGCTGTCGATCAGTTGCGCGAGTGGCATGCTGCCATCCTTCAAGCTGCCCCGCAGACAACAATCATGGCAGCGCCGGCAGCCCTCGTGGTTGAGGCGCCGGTGTTCGGCGCACAGCTCCCGAATCTTGATCTGATGCAGCGGATCAAGCAGGAATTCGATCCCGAACATCTCTTGAATCCCGGTCGTTTTGTGGTCTGA